A window of Nicotiana sylvestris chromosome 8, ASM39365v2, whole genome shotgun sequence genomic DNA:
TCCCAAGAAGTCAATATGGCCAAAGTCCTTCACCAAGGTCCTTGGTTCATCAATGGCCACTACTTGTTTGTTAAGAAATGAGTCCCAAATTTCGTGGCCTATAAGGAGAAACTACAAATCTCAGTTGTTTGGTTAAGACTACCACAGCTCCCTACGGAGTTTTATGATAGCACCATTCTCGCAAGGATTGGTAACAAAATTGGCAAGCTCTTAAAAATAGATGCTTATACATCCGCTACTTTAAGGGGTAGATACGCTAGGTTATGCGTAGAGCTTCCTCTTGATTACCCAGTCCCTCCATTCATCATTATAGGTTCCCACAAACAACCAATACTTTATGAAGGTGAGAATTTTCTATGCAGCGGTTGGGGTAGATTAGGACACACTAAATCTAAGTGTAACTATGTCTGcacgacccccccccccctctacTAACTTTATCTCTCCTGAATCCTCTGATCCACTCCTAATCATTATCGAGGAGGACTAATGGAAGGTAGTTTCCTTCTCCAAACAAAGATCTCATCCCAGTAAAGGCAACCCCATCCCAAAATCCCTACTAAGAAACCTGATTATTATGAAAACGTTAGTACCAAGGCTCAAATCTCCAATGCTAATACTAGAAAGTCTACCAACACCCAACACTTCAAATACAGAGAAAAACCTTCTTCTAATACAAACCCCTTCTCCTACCTCTAAAAATCATGTACTATGCACTGATAATAAATTCGACCTCCTTGACAAGGTGTATGACAACACTCTAACACAACCCGTTACCAATAATAAAACTGGAATAAACCAAAAGAGACAAAACCGCTCTTCGACATTCTCTATGCAAAATCCGGTTTGCATGGATGATAGCTCTAGCCACATGGCAAAAAATAATATAGTAAATTACCCTCCCAGCCACTTGGCTTCCCCTAATGTCTCCAAATAACTTACCACCCACGGTTTTAAGGACAAACCTCTGGTGAGTAACACCATGCAAACTAATCTCTCCACTCCTCAACAAATGGCAGTCGACCTCTCTTCTCTCTAAAATGATAAAAACCCTACGCTATTCCAATCATACTCCATGCAAGTGGATACCATATCTTCCATATCTATCAACCACGATACTATTACTCAAGTACCTCTCAATTATTCAGATCTCCATTACTCCTCACATCCTTATAATGCCTCGTCTACCACTCTTCCTTCAAAGCAGGACAAACCTCTTCAGAATACCACGCACAAATCACCCTCAAATGGACAATCTCCCTCCACTCCCACCCCTCAACAATCCTCTCATCTACTCTACCACCCCACTACCAATGAATCATCAACCCCAATCTTGGTTGGAAAAGGCAATTCTGGGCCATGCAACTTCTTTCAGTCTGGACATAGAGGGATAGGAAGTAGTCATAATCCTCCAAAACTCCAACTTCTTAGCCCAACTGATCATGGAGGGAATATAACTGGCGATGAACAACTTTGTCAACCAAAATTGGTTAACCAACATCCTGAATCCATTAGCTCCAAATGCCCCTCCAGCATTAATCCAAGCCATGCAGGGCCACTGGGGTCTCCCAGCTCACTTCAACCCAGCATATGGGATCCAGCCTCTCCAAAATCTACCATTCTTCCCTCCACAAAATCATGAACCAAATCTTCCTAGCCTGGCAAGCAGCGGACCAGGTTCAACAGGGAATAAACCCTGTGATACCACAGAACCAGGACAACCATGCTCCAATGGATGTCCAACCACCTCTCAACGCACAAAACTTGGGCAATCTAATGCCAGAGCAAGGGGAGGCAGCAACAAGAGCTTTAAGGGAATATCGAATAGAGTTCAAAAGCCTCAGAGAAATAGCAATACTACTCTACAAGGAGAGGCAAGACAAGAAATCTATCATCAGCTGCCCAGCAGCATTGTTCAAATGCTCGATGGACATCCGACCTCCCCTAAACCATGCAGCAGGAAAATACGCAGTGGTGCTCAATCCCTCACTGAGGGAAGGCCCACCTTTACGTTTGGAGGAAACTCAGGGGAACCACAACAGACAATCTCTCCAAATGACACGCCCAATTAACTTCATAGTCTGGAATGTGAGAGGGGCAAATAATGCTAATTTTCGCAGGAACTTCAGAGATATCATCGATACTCATAGACCCTGCCTAGTAGCTCTCTTAGAAACACGCATGCTGGATCATGTTTCTATCCAACACGACTTTAACTTTTCTAAAATGGTGGAAATTCCATCAGATGGTCGATCAGGTGAGATTGCCATCATGTGGATGCACAACATGATAACAGTAGAAGAAGTGGTTAGGGATGATCAAGTACTGCATGCAATAATCAAGGTACTCCCTGATCATAACCCTTGGATTTTAAGTACTGTTTACGCTAGTACAAATAGTTATAAACGTAAAAAAATGTGGCATAACCTTACTACCATTTATAATAGTTATAAACTCCCTTGGCTAGTAACAGGCGATTTCAATGATGTTTTTTCTTCTGAGGAAAAATGGGGAGGTCGTCCTATTAATTTTAGAAAAACTACCAAGCTTTAGAATTTGGTTAATTATTGTGAACATTTTGACCTTGGCTTTAAGGGTCCAAAATATGCATGGACGAactataggaaaaagaaaaaagggctcactatggagcgactcGACAGGTGCTTCATAAATGAGGGTTGGTTTAACCAATACCCTAATGCTATAGTGGATCACTTGCCAAGAACTTATAGTGATCATAACCTGCTATTAATAAAGCTCAACCCAAACTTTAGCTATCCTAAAGCTAGGAATTTCCGGCTTGAGAGTATGTGGTGTTATCATCCCCAATTTCCTCAACTTGTCAAAGACTGTTGGAATAATAGGTCTTTTGAGGAGGCCCTTCTCTTCTTCCAGTATAAAGCCATGAAGTAGAATAAGGAGACTTTTGgtaatatttttaaaagaaagagaACTTTACTAGCTAGAATCAAAGGTATTCAAAATTTCACTAATTACCCCAACAGCTCTGTTCTCCTCAACCTGGAAAATCAGCTTGTTAACGAGTATAATGATGTCCATAGATTAGAAGaggatttttggaaacttagatCTAGATTTAACTGGCTTAATAAAGGGGAGGCTAACAAAAAAAATTTCACATCTTCACCCTTATCCGTAGAAAATCCAATAAAATTTCTCACTTCAAAAATGATGAGGGCAACTGGATTGATGACCCCTCCTATATTAATAATCATACTTTAGAATATTTTAGTAATATCTTCACCACCTCTCTCTCCACCTTGGATAGGATGGATATTATTAATTCCCCAAAAAGCTTTGATAATATGAGCCTTGATTTTCTAGATACGCCTGTCATTAACCAAGAGATATCAAATGCCATCTTTTCTTTTAAACCAATGAAAGCCCCTGGTCCGGATGGCATTCACCcctttttttatcaaaaatattggCCAGTGATTGGGGATTCTGTCACTACTTatgttaaaaatatttttcatacgCAAATTATTCCTGAGAACCTTAACTATACCCATCTTTGCTTAATTCCTAAAGTGCCTAACACTAACCTCCTCCAAAATTTTCGACCAATAGGCTTTTGCAATACAATTTATAAAGTTGTCACTAAAATTGTTGCTAATAGAATAAAACCCCTCCTTCCCAAAATCACTAGTCCTTTTCAATCTAGTTTTATTAAAAACAGAAGGGCTTGTGATAGTATCATCATTCAAGAGGTTATTAACAAATTCAGCAAGGTTAAGGGTTCTAAGCCTAACATGATTATCAAGCTAGACTTAGAAAAAGCCTTTGATTACCTTGAGTGATCCTTCATTTATAGAACTCTTGTTTACTTCAGATTTCCCCATAAAATAACTAAGCTCATAATGAATTGTATTACTACTAGTAGTATTGCCATACTAGTCAATGGCTCTCGTACTAATTATTTCAAGCCTACTAGGGGTATTCGCCAAGGAGACCCCCTTTCACCCTATATCTTTGTTCTTTGTATTGAGATGTTTTCTCGTTTTATAAATCACCAAGTTGATTGTGCATTGTGGGACCCCCATCAAGCTTAGTCCTAAAGGACCGGATCTATCTCATGTATTTTTTGCGGACGATCTTACGTTAATGGCCAAAGCCAATAACAAATCTTGTGAAGCCATTGCTAATACCCTCTCCCTCTTTTATAAGTTTTCTAGACAAAAAATCAATTACAAAAAGTCTAAAATCATCTTTTCCACAAATTGCCCGCAATCCCTTCGGGAAAACATTTCCAAATCTCTTAATGTTTCTACAAGTAAACATTTTGGTAGGTACCTAGGTTTCCCTATTATTACCAATTCTCCTAAGCACACTGATTTCCTTTACATCTTGGACAACATAAGATCTAAACTCGCCAACTGGAAACTAAATTGCCTTAATCTAGCTGAAAGAGCAACTCTGATTCAATCTACTCTGAGCAACATCCCTTCTCATGTGATGCAGTATTTCCTCCTTCCAAAAAAAACCCTCAAATTTGTTGATCGTATTCAACGCAACTTCCTTTGGGGCTCTACATCCGAAAAAAGCGTCTCCACTTAATTAGTTGGGATACAGTTACCACTCCTAAGGGGCTAGGGGGTATTGGATTAGTCAAAGCAAATGTTAAAAACCAGGCCATTCTTGCAAATCTCACTTGGCGCCTTTATAACAATATTACTGCCTTTTGGGCTAGGACCCTCACTAACCAATATTTGAATAGATCTTCTCCAAAAAATGCCTCCTTTATTTGGAAAAACATAGTGAATGGGTGGAATGTTTGTAACAAAGGTTTGACATGGAATATAGGTGATAGCAGTAGAGTTAGGATGTGGGATAATAGTTGGATTCTGAAATTTCCCCTCTCAGAACCCTAATCCAAGACCCCCTTCCTTTGAGTGAGGAACACATGTTAGTTAGGAACATCCTAATTGATCAAAAATGGAACTTCTATAACCTCTCCTTGTCTATCACTGATGGTATTAAGAATGCCATCCAAAGTATCCATATAGATTATTCAACCACCCCCAAAGACAAGCCTTACTGGAAACCAACCAATAATGGCATCTTTAGTATCAAATCTGACATAACACTCCTAGATCCTCCTAAGGAACCGCCTTTAAATACCTCTTGGATCTGGAAATTAAAGGTAcctaggaaaatatgtttttttccTCTGGCTATGCTACCATAGGAAACTTCCAACTAGAACTTACCTCCTCCACATTGGGCTCAATATAGATAATACTTGTCCGGCTTGTAGAAGAGATAAAGAAGATATCTACCACATCTTCCTATCATGCCCTATAGTTCAAAATTTctggtcaaatttgggcatctccCCTCCATCCTTTACCAATTTACACTGGTTAGACTTGATTAAGCTCATGCAACCCACCATATCCCTTCAAAACCTAGAATGGGACTCTACCCCTTCTGCCTCTGGCATATATGGCTCAATCGTAACAATAACAACATAAACAATGTCTCACATGAAGTATCATTCAAAACTTCCTTACTAAGGTTGCGGAATTTAAATACCTCACCAACTTCCAACAACCCTCACAAAATACCAAGTTGATCTCTTTTAGATGGCAAAAACCCCTTAGGGGGAGCTTTAGATTCAACTGTGATAGTGCTTTCATCAACAACACAAACATGGGCGGTTTGGGAGGAGTCATTCGAAACAACAATGACAGTTGGATAATAGGGTACCAAAAATTAACTAATGTCATCAGCAACACTCATGCAGAACTACTTGCGCTGGAAACAGGCCTTAAAGTTGCACTCCAACTTCAACTCCAGCCTCTTGAGATAGAGACAGACTCAACAGAGGTAATCTCGCTTCTAGacaaagaacatcaaatttttaACCACGTTATCTCATCATGCAGGTGGTCAATGGCGCAGCTGGGGACCCCGTTGCTCAGACATAATTTCAGAGAAGCAAactcagtagctcatcttttggCTAAGGATAGTATCAAGTTACAACTAATGAATAAAACAATCATCCATCATGCATATACTCAGCTGGTGGAAGCAGCCTTGAAGGATGATGCCGATGGAAGATTGTATGGTAGAATAATATCTGAGCAAACTTGTAATAGACTAGCTAGTATGGGTAACGTTAATGTAGTTAATAGCGCTGGTGCTTTTGTAAATCCTCTCAGTTTCGATCCCAATGGGATGACTGGGAAATCTCCTTGTAATATTACCTagtttttaataataaattatcTCTTGCAACTAAAAAAAAAGAACAATCAGGGATTTGTAATAATTATCAATTTGACAGAAAGAAGACCCTACCCCTCTTTCACGTTTTCTCCAAGGCTAAAAATATTTATTAGGGTCTTTTTGGAAAGCAATGTGTAATTACCGGGAATGTAATTACCagaataataattatattatggTAATTACATAATATAGTAACTACAATAGTCGGTTTATTTGCCACAATATAATTATAATGTATTACCATTGTCATATTTGATTGAACAAGTATAATTACATGATTACataatttatttttcaaattaacaTGCAAATAAGTTGATAAATAATGTCGTAAAACAgtatctttcatttcaataaaattgttacttaaattaaataaaaattctaaTAACAACTTTAATTTTTTAACCAACTCATATATGAATATAAGAAAGTTAGATATATAGCATAGAAATAGTTTCTATGATAAAATTTGTACTTATTATAGAAACTAATGAATACGCAATTTTCATGTGAGACAAATACATGTGTACTAGGTATTTAAACTACATATTTTTTTTAAgcaaaattaataaataattacaaattgGTAACTAATATCATAAAGAATAATCAGTATCTTGATTATCTTTCA
This region includes:
- the LOC138875601 gene encoding uncharacterized protein, with amino-acid sequence MGGLGGVIRNNNDSWIIGYQKLTNVISNTHAELLALETGLKVALQLQLQPLEIETDSTEVISLLDKEHQIFNHVISSCRWSMAQLGTPLLRHNFREANSVAHLLAKDSIKLQLMNKTIIHHAYTQLVEAALKDDADGRLYGRIISEQTCNRLASMGNVNVVNSAGAFVNPLSFDPNGMTGKSPCNIT